TCGCAGATCAGAAGATAGTCTTTGAGCACGCTCTTCATCGGCGTCAACGACAGGGCGTAGGTGCGGGCGTACTCCTCGTGCGCCCCCTCCCCCGCGATGTCGAACACCAGCCTGTTGTCCTGCAGCGAAAGCTTGAGCTTGTACGGGCCGCCGGGCGCGCCCTCGGGCTCGAAGCTGTTCTTCTCGATCAGGTCGAAGATGGCGACGCGGCGCTCGTGCTCGATCTCGGCGGTGGCGGGCGGAAGCGTGGCCATGTCCAGATCGACGGCCGAAAGCCTGTGGTCGCTCATGCAGGGGTCTCCGACGGCGTCGTCTCTTCGGCGGTCGCTTCCAGATGGGTGGGGGCCACC
The genomic region above belongs to Brevundimonas goettingensis and contains:
- a CDS encoding UPF0262 family protein; this translates as MSDHRLSAVDLDMATLPPATAEIEHERRVAIFDLIEKNSFEPEGAPGGPYKLKLSLQDNRLVFDIAGEGAHEEYARTYALSLTPMKSVLKDYLLICDSYYEALRGSSPSQIEAVDMGRRGLHNEGADALEERLKGKVAIDHETARRLFTLVCALYRRG